One window from the genome of Yamadazyma tenuis chromosome 7, complete sequence encodes:
- a CDS encoding uncharacterized protein (EggNog:ENOG503P9NY), which yields MSQPSPLGTGSQAASFNSEEDDQEGHYYSDTETENTRRALYVRSGSYVSDQATENSDNISTTPLKSMVSAPSTKSPSVLSGDMNHDTTSLDASTAETSIAPSSGSHWTGTHLNPLTINRDSLAASVPTTNEVRDRDSESIVTLASSTRRVRRRSLETNSSTAGIAPASIMERISGQPVTTTNNSAYANSFNDHDHDHDSQQSVTKSN from the exons ATGAGCCAACCGCTGCCTTTGGGTAC AGGCAGTCAGGCCGCTTCTTTCAAcagtgaagaagacgacCAAGAAGGCCACTACTACAGCGATACGGAAACAGAGAACACACGTCGGGCCTTGTATGTACGCAGTGGGTCGTACGTGAGCGACCAGGCTACCGAAAACTCAGATAACATCAGCACTACTCCCCTCAAATCAATGGTATCGGCACCATCCACAAAGTCACCATCGGTGCTAAGTGGCGACATGAACCATGATACCACCAGTCTTGATGCGAGCACGGCCGAAACATCGATAGCTCCGTCGAGTGGAAGTCATTGGACTGGTACCCATTTGAACCCATTAACCATAAATAGAGACAGTCTTGCCGCTAGCgttcccaccaccaacgaGGTACGGGATCGCGACAGCGAAAGCATTGTTACGTTGGCCAGCTCGACCCGGCGAGTACGGCGGCGGTCGCTCGAGACCAACTCGCTGACGGCGGGAATAGCACCGGCGTCCATCATGGAGCGGATCTCAGGCCAGCCGGTCACCACTACAAACAACTCAGCTTATGCCAATAGCTTTAACGATCACGATCACGATCACGACCTGCAACAAAGTGTTACCAAGTCCAACTAG
- a CDS encoding uncharacterized protein (COG:S; EggNog:ENOG503NVDP), translating to MGTFSHGDGVIEGDVYVQKLSSYIKRNEENLANGLLMFSKSKSANAHRIKPSRLSISLHHLYYLLEKIENSSLGVDIGPLNIRLDNPNHEPTFISFMANNARSSKHFDSDARSITSISSMKSIVSTASVYWRNLNGNMSKDPKVIVKDIKYLYSSFTKLPCLIITPKTKINSISGYEEYPCDTSVPIRMFKNLQVLEIIDYDPNEIFGWHILSDQLRILVLKGSKISDITEFLFNLVIEDETGRSAFNPIKAGSRSRTYDNNTHDDYHELLPGTNSVFKQPGHSTHTRHRSYTSSSTTSTYTSMTPAFNANPSINSTYTSLSGYHSNGNPTLTRSPTALQDVQEHQLGDSKWSLLRQLSVMDTSITSIPSFAFRPLANLVKLNLSNNLLESIPEGLDQLINVKYINFAENYITNLQNLPRNLKHLTTLNFNNNKLKSLEGLQHLQSLQKIDLRKNNLDSTKSLKPILYLFIQINDQFNNVYLNNNKLPKSFRIDLFNLINGIKSKNNFKIDDSRPGYFESALLLDNEAAVRNLHNFFKSNLTSRDSLDLVSSLSNLNLHDDTKPFIPLSNNQNVTNVELGKLTKSTTNHSISDAKDSPTSVVTQVQVTARMST from the coding sequence ATGGGGACGTTTTCACATGGCGATGGGGTAATTGAAGGGGATGTTTATGTCCAAAAATTATCCAGTTATATCAAGCGTAACGAAGAGAACCTTGCCAATGGGCTATTgatgttttccaaaagtAAAAGTGCCAACGCTCATAGGATCAAACCCTCACGTTTGAGTATAAGTCTTCACCACCTATATTACCTTCTCGAAAAGATCGAGAATTCTTCGTTGGGTGTGGATATTGGTCCTTTGAATATAAGGCTTGATAATCCAAACCACGAACCTACGTTCATTTCGTTTATGGCGAACAATGCCCGTTCTTCCAAACACTTCGACAGCGATGCCAGGTCTATCACCTCCATAAGCTCCATGAAATCAATAGTTTCCACTGCCTCGGTATACTGGCGTAATTTAAATGGTAATATGTCCAAGGATCCAAAGGTTATTGTTAAGGATATCAAGTATTTGTATTCTTCATTTACCAAACTTCCGTGCTTGATCATTACTCCCAAGACAAAGATAAATTCCATCTCTGGGTACGAAGAATATCCATGTGATACTTCTGTTCCGATAAGAATGTTCAAGaaccttcaagtacttgagaTCATCGACTACGATCCGAATGAGATATTTGGATGGCATATTTTGAGTGATCAACTACGGATTCTTGTTTTGAAAGGGTCGAAGATCAGTGACATTACTgaatttctcttcaatcttgTCATCGAAGATGAAACTGGCAGAAGTGCATTTAATCCCATCAAAGCCGGATCCCGTTCAAGAACTTACGACAATAATACCCATGACGACTATCACGAATTACTTCCCGGGACCAATAGTGTATTCAAACAACCGGGCCATTCTACACATACACGCCACCGATCCTACACTTCTTCCTCCACAACATCCACCTATACATCAATGACGCCTGCGTTTAATGCCAATCCATCGATCAACAGCACATATACATCTTTGAGCGGCTATCACAGTAATGGCAATCCGACCCTTACTAGATCACCAACAGCGCTTCAAGATGTCCAGGAACACCAATTGGGTGATTCCAAATGGTCTCTTTTGCGCCAATTGAGTGTGATGGATACATCCATCACCTCGATTCCGCTGTTTGCGTTTCGGCCgttggccaacttggtCAAGCTTAACCTTTCAAATAACCTTCTTGAGTCGATTCCCGAAGGGTTAGATCAGCTCATAAATGTCAAGTATATCAATTTTGCTGAGAACTACATCACTAATCTCCAAAATTTACCCAGAAACCTCAAACACCTTACGACTCTtaatttcaacaacaacaagctcAAGAGCCTCGAAGGccttcaacacctccagTCGCTTCAGAAGATCGATTTGCGGAAGAATAACCTCGACTCTACCAAGTCCCTCAAACCTATATTGTACTTGTTCATCCAAATTAATGACCAGTTCAACAACGTCtatctcaacaacaacaagcttCCCAAAAGTTTCCGGATCGATCTTTTCAATTTAATCAACGGGATtaagtccaaaaacaacttcaaaattgaTGATTCTCGCCCGGGTTACTTTGAATCAGCCCTTCTTTTAGATAATGAAGCAGCCGTCAGAAATCTTCAtaattttttcaaatcaaacCTTACCTCAAGAGACAGCCTTGATCTCGTGAGCTCTTTGCTGAACTTGAACCTCCATGACGATACCAAACCATTCATTCCTTTGTCAAATAACCAAAACGTCACCAACGTCGAATTGGGtaaattgaccaagtccACGACCAACCACAGCATTTCAGATGCAAAGGACAGTCCCACGAGTGTTGTGACACAGGTGCAAGTAACGGCTCGGATGAGTACCTAA
- a CDS encoding beta-glucosidase (COG:G; CAZy:GH3; EggNog:ENOG503NVBN): MSIVEKVNLTTGTGWGSGSCVGNTGSVPRLGIPELCLQDGPNGVRYTDFVTNFPSGIAAASTFNKGLVYLRGKAIGKEHKQKGVHMALAPVLGPIGLKAAGGRNWESFGADPYLQGILGAATIEGIQDEGVLAIARSFVGNEQEHFRQVGEWEDNGWDRLEKSISSNIGDRAMHEIYMWPFADAIRAGVGGIMCSLNQVNNTYACENSYLLNYLLKEELGFQGFVVSDWGAQHSGVYSALAGLDMTVPGEIFDDWLSGKSFWGPLLTRSVYNNTLPQQRLDDMVTRILAPFFAIDTLKLPSDEDTPNFSSWTYHTYGQQYPYQHYGPIIQQNYHQNARTKFSDDIALNVAREAIVLLKNDGHNLPIDKDDGIRKILIAGSGAGLDARGYNCKDQRCYEGPLTSGWGSAAVNNPFVISPYEAIAKRAREREMLVEYSNDNWDFDSLDELSDLVDLAIVIVTADSGEGFIEVDDNYGDRQNFSLWNNGDEIINHVASRCSKTIVVVNSVGPVNMEKFIELENVVGVVYAGPLGQYVGQAIAEVLFGEVNPSGKLPFTIARKKSHYVPIVDSLKDSNDPQDNFDRDIYLDYRFFDKHNIKPRFEFGYGLSYTKFQLSDLKIVEINSPTEYLPYPEEYLPIYRTIEDDICDPEDALFPHDEFDPVPGFIYPYLYNENVQTLPDDDRFDYPLGYSETNTNSPPLSGGFGGNQALWEVLFSVKAKVKNIGKYKGGFASQLYIEFPSTFVSSPPKVLRGIDKVFIKKGDTATIEFNILHRDLTIWDTRSQQWIIQTGTYKIFVGSSSRRVELCGEIDIGA; the protein is encoded by the coding sequence ATGTCGATTGTAGAAAAGGTTAATTTAACCACTGGAACAGGCTGGGGATCGGGCTCCTGTGTGGGAAATACTGGGTCCGTGCCACGGTTGGGCATTCCAGAATTGTGTTTACAAGATGGGCCCAATGGAGTTAGATATACCGACTTTGTGACAAACTTTCCCAGTGGTATTGCAGCTGCATCCACTTTCAACAAGGGGTTGGTTTATCTTAGAGGAAAGGCGATTGGAAAAGAGCACAAACAGAAAGGTGTACATATGGCTTTGGCTCCTGTTCTTGGTCCTATTGGGTTAAAAGCTGCTGGTGGTAGAAACTGGGAGAGTTTCGGGGCGGATCCATACTTACAGGGGATTTTGGGTGCTGCTACCATTGAAGGAATTCAAGATGAAGGAGTACTTGCCATTGCCAGAAGTTTCGTGGGAAATGAGCAAGAGCACTTTCGGCAAGTTGGAGAATGGGAAGATAATGGATGGGATCGCTTGGAAAAGTCTATCAGCTCTAACATCGGAGACCGGGCCATGCACGAGATCTATATGTGGCCATTTGCCGATGCTATACGTGCGGGTGTGGGTGGTATTATGTGTTCCTTGAACCAGGTTAACAATACCTATGCATGTGAAAACTCATACCTTTTGAACTATttattgaaagaagaattgggGTTCCAAGGGTTCGTGGTGTCAGACTGGGGTGCTCAACACTCTGGTGTTTATTCAGCTTTAGCTGGTTTGGATATGACTGTGCCTGGTGAAATTTTTGATGACTGGTTGTCTGGTAAGTCGTTTTGGGGTCCTCTCTTGACAAGATCGGTCTATAACAATACCTTACCACAACAGAGACTAGATGATATGGTAACCAGAATTTTGGCACCTTTCTTTGCAATTGATACATTGAAGTTACcaagtgatgaagatactCCAAATTTTAGTTCTTGGACTTACCACACCTACGGTCAACAATATCCTTATCAACACTATGGCCCAATTATCCAACAGAACTATCACCAAAATGCCCGCACAAAGTTTAGTGATGATATTGCATTAAATGTTGCAAGAGAAGCCATagtattgttgaagaatgatGGCCACAACTTGCCCATTGATAAAGATGATGGGATTAGAAAGATATTGATTGCTGGACTGGGAGCCGGCCTTGATGCAAGAGGCTACAACTGTAAAGACCAAAGATGTTACGAAGGTCCACTCACTTCAGGTTGGGGGTCAGCTGCAGTGAACAACCCATTTGTCATATCTCCATATGAAGCAATTGCAAAGAGGGCCCGGGAACGTGAAATGTTAGTTGAATACTCCAACGATAACTGGGATTTCGACAGCTTGGATGAATTGAGCGACTTAGTTGATTTGGCAATTGTTATAGTGACTGCCGATAGTGGTGAAGGATTCATTGAGGTAGATGACAACTATGGTGATAGACAAAATTTTTCCTTATGGAACAATGGCGACGAAATCATTAATCATGTTGCTTCCAGATGTTCTAAAACTatagtggtggtgaattCTGTTGGACCTGTTAACATGGAAAAattcattgaacttgaaaatgttgTGGGAGTTGTGTATGCGGGCCCTTTGGGTCAATATGTTGGGCAGGCTATTGCAGAAGTATTATTTGGAGAGGTAAATCCTTCGGGGAAGTTGCCATTTACAATTGCAAGAAAAAAACTGCACTATGTTCCAATAGTTGATAGTCTCAAGGATAGTAATGATCCTCAAGACAATTTTGATAGAGATATCTATCTCGATTACAGGTTCTTTGACAAACACAATATAAAGCCAAGATTTGAGTTTGGATATGGGTTATCATACACAAAATTTCAGTTAAGTGATCTTAAAATTGTGGAAATTAACTCACCCACAGAATATTTACCTTATCCTGAAGAATATTTACCCATCTACAGAACTATTGAGGATGATATTTGTGATCCAGAAGATGCATTGTTCCCTCATGATGAGTTTGACCCAGTGCCAGGGTTCATTTACCCATACTTATACAACGAAAATGTCCAAACTTTGCCCGACGATGACAGATTTGATTACCCATTAGGATACAGTGAAACAAATACAAATAGTCCTCCACTAAGTGGGGGATTTGGCGGGAATCAAGCTTTATGGGAGGTTTTATTCTCTGTTAAAGCTAAGGTTAAAAATATTGGCAAATACAAAGGAGGTTTTGCCAGTCAATTGTACATTGAGTTTCCAAGTACATTTGTCAGCTCACCACCAAAGGTATTGCGTGGTATTGACAaagtcttcatcaaaaagggCGACACAGCCACCATTGAATTCAATATCCTCCATCGGGATTTGACCATTTGGGATACTAGATCACAACAGTGGATTATTCAAACCGGGACCTATAAAATCTTTGTTGGATCATCCAGTCGTAGAGTGGAATTGTGTGGTGAAATCGATATCGGAGCCTAA